The Thunnus thynnus chromosome 22, fThuThy2.1, whole genome shotgun sequence genome includes a window with the following:
- the LOC137174534 gene encoding uncharacterized protein — protein MNFTLVTTLLCCIAASLSEFYTVEVQPGEDVTLLCSNFSSVPIHIHWFRLANRSNTSCISSMASSDSNVSFCDGFQNHKFNMTSNTTALFLKIKQVDLSDSGLYFCGFKTDGNPVIVSATYLKVQEVFDGISTLMSAILVGLTVFLLLVIIGLVVKIRKLHTAQTEGQNPQHSENLGSDALNYAAPSFHPRAKTRRRPASETEMETNVIYAATR, from the exons ATGAACTTCACCTTGGTAACGACTTTACTCT GTTGTATCGCTGCCTCTCTTTCTGAGTTTTACACTGTGGAGGTCCAGCCTGGTGAAGACGTCACACTGCTGTGCTCCAACTTTTCCAGTGTTCCCATTCACATACACTGGTTCAGACTGGCCAACAGATCCAACACCAGCTGCATCTCCTCTATGGCCAGCTCTGATTccaatgtttcattttgtgatggatttcaaaatcacaaatttaatATGACATCCAACACCACTGCCCTCTTTCTCAAGATCAAACAAGTGGATTTATCTGACTCTGGACTGTATTTCTGTGGATTTAAAACAGATGGAAACCCAGTTATTGTCAGTGCAACATATTTAAAGGTTCAAG AAGTGTTTGATGGAATAAGCACGCTGATGAGTGCAATCCTGGTTGGTCtgactgttttcctccttctaGTCATCATTGGTCTGGTTGTCAAAATAAGGAAACTTCATACAG CTCAAACTGAGGGACAGAATCCACAACACAGTGAG aatcTGGGCTCTGATGCCCTGAACTACGCAGCGCCGAGTTTCCATCCAAGAGCAAAAACTAGGAGAAGGCCCGCatcagagacagagatggagacaaATGTTATTTATGCTGCCACCAGATAG